The DNA segment ATGCAAGAATACAGATAACACATTCTACTGTACTGTATTGTCTTATTAAATTGTTACATAAACAGTTACCTATACCTGCGATAACGTTGAATTATGATGACCTGTTTAACGCAACTCACAGTGTGACgtcagaaaaaaatcaagtcaaatgcacttgacttgactcgagtcacagTTTAAAATGATTccacttgactcgagtcagaaaAAGATGACTCAGTCACAATATTGGCTCACACACAAACTTTGGTTGCATTGAGCTTGTAGCCAACGTTTTTATTCACATGCATAGGTCTATAAGCTATACTTAAACGCATAATGTGGTAAATATATTTCCATTGGttaaaagaaacatttcacaGAGGATATTGGATACGCAATTTTATTCTGTTATTGAAAACTGGCAAAATGGGATCGCCACATGTCCGGCGTTAATATTAAACATTCCGACGTGTGAAGATGTATGAGCTGGCTTCAGCGCTACTTCGATGGCCATTCTGTTATGACCTGATGTCGATCCTGGGTAGCGTGGGTACCAAGACGTAAAACCTAGCTGGCCACTTCGCAACACGACAGCGTTTCcctaaaattgaaaatatcgTGCATTTATAAGATCGACCAAAGCTTTTGAAAACTGCAtagaaattttgttgttgtttccgagaaaagttttcaaatcttAAGAAACAGGAAGATTTAGACCGACGACAGTTTGTGAGTTTGCTATGGGGCAAATTTGATGCAGGTCTTACTACTAAgttcaaatttaaacaaaggtgattttttaactaaaatacATTGAATGTAGCTTAGTTTACTATGCACAATAAAAAGCACTCTCTGTTTAattccatttaaaaaaatttggagGCATGCAGAAAGTGTTCTTATTCTTATGCACTGTACCTGGTATGTGGAACCCATCCAAACTTGAACAAAATTTCGAGCTTTGTTGTCAACGTCTAAGCTCCAAGTGTTCCTGACATAAGCGTTAATTGAATTATATGCTTCTTCCGAGTCAACTTCAGCCAGCGAGCCGCCATGAAAGGCGCACAGATTGCTTGCATCAACATAGTTAATGCGAACTCCAACACGATAAAGTAGGCGGTAGCACTTGTCATCAATCACAACTCCATCGAAGCATGTCAGTTTTTCTACAAAAAGTTTTGCTACCATTTTTACATATGACTCTGAATACGAATGATGTAAATACTTGGCGTTCTTATATGCGTGTAGTCTAGATGCATGCATAACTTGAATTTAATATAGGCCTAAAAGAGCTCCGAGTGTAAAAACTAGACTACCATAGAGTATAGCTTTGGCATTTTCAAAGCTGGATGCACGTTTtctgattaaattattaaagcACAGATACACAAGAACGATAGTAGCCTAACAAATGTAACAGATAAATGACAAC comes from the Clavelina lepadiformis chromosome 5, kaClaLepa1.1, whole genome shotgun sequence genome and includes:
- the LOC143459942 gene encoding uncharacterized protein LOC143459942, translated to MISIYLVILCFVLTPRLIEASGQHLICKTVGEVFDASSGQQQNLVDTNCDCTTAAQPGKRGPRGEQGPPGPPGPPNIPSYEEINNKLRQELEIFKKKLTCFDGVVIDDKCYRLLYRVGVRINYVDASNLCAFHGGSLAEVDSEEAYNSINAYVRNTWSLDVDNKARNFVQVWMGSTYQGNAVVLRSGQLGFTSWYPRYPGSTSGHNRMAIEVALKPAHTSSHVGMFNINAGHVAIPFCQFSITE